From the genome of Deinococcus sp. JMULE3, one region includes:
- a CDS encoding dipeptide epimerase — protein sequence MTAATSAVTWETLDLHTTQPFGIARWTHSVYPRTLVTLTHDGLTGRGEAAPNAFYGETRGTVEAVLPILADEVQDPWDWDGLHARLSARMPYDHPSVKCALEMAAVEWCAARAGVPVWQLLGLSPAPLPESSYTVSIADLDDMRRQAREAAARGHGVLKVKLGTDRDEAIIAALREEAPHVRLRVDANAAWTRTQARRMLGVLEAADVEFVEQPLAAGDLDGHAALRAVSGVPIVADESLHHVGDVITLARAFDGVNLKLAKLGGPLQALRALRLARAHGMSVMMGCMIESSLGIAAAAHLAGACDWADLDGALLLADDPFTGLDWQAGHLARPAGSGWGVERRTA from the coding sequence GTGACCGCCGCGACCTCCGCCGTCACCTGGGAGACGCTGGACCTGCACACCACGCAGCCCTTCGGCATCGCCCGCTGGACGCACAGCGTCTACCCCCGCACCCTCGTCACCCTGACCCACGACGGCCTGACCGGACGCGGCGAGGCCGCCCCGAACGCCTTCTACGGCGAGACGCGCGGCACCGTCGAGGCGGTCCTGCCCATCCTGGCCGACGAGGTGCAGGACCCCTGGGACTGGGACGGCCTGCACGCCCGCCTCTCGGCCCGCATGCCGTACGACCACCCCAGCGTGAAGTGCGCGCTGGAGATGGCAGCCGTCGAGTGGTGCGCCGCGCGCGCCGGAGTGCCCGTGTGGCAACTGCTCGGCCTGAGCCCCGCGCCCCTCCCCGAGAGCAGCTATACCGTCAGCATCGCCGATCTGGACGACATGCGCCGTCAGGCGCGCGAGGCTGCCGCGCGCGGGCACGGCGTCCTGAAGGTCAAGCTGGGCACCGACCGCGACGAGGCGATCATCGCCGCGCTGCGCGAGGAAGCCCCGCACGTCCGCCTGCGCGTGGACGCGAACGCCGCCTGGACCCGCACCCAGGCCCGCCGGATGCTGGGCGTGCTGGAGGCCGCCGACGTGGAATTCGTCGAGCAGCCTCTCGCCGCCGGGGACCTGGACGGGCACGCCGCGCTGCGCGCCGTCTCCGGTGTGCCCATCGTCGCGGACGAGAGCCTGCACCATGTCGGCGACGTCATCACCCTGGCCCGCGCGTTCGACGGCGTGAACCTCAAACTCGCCAAGCTCGGCGGACCACTCCAGGCGCTGCGGGCGCTGCGGCTGGCGCGCGCGCACGGGATGTCCGTCATGATGGGCTGCATGATCGAGAGCAGCCTCGGCATCGCCGCCGCCGCGCACCTCGCGGGCGCGTGCGACTGGGCCGACCTGGACGGCGCGCTCCTCCTCGCGGACGACCCGTTCACGGGCCTGGACTGGCAGGCGGGACACCTCGCGCGGCCAGCGGGCAGCGGCTGGGGCGTGGAGCGGCGCACCGCATGA
- a CDS encoding SDR family oxidoreductase: MTTPASTTIAVTGATGHLGHLTLQALLKRGVPAGKLVALVRDPAKAADLAAQGIQVRQADYKQPETLRAALQGVNRLLLVSSNDFDDRVGQHRHVIDAARDAGVDLIAYTSILNADRSGMILAGDHQATEALLRESGVPFTLLRNGWYTENYDLKGAVKNGAILGAAGTHALNPAPRQDYAEAAAAVLSTDGHAGQTYELAGDEGVTLADLAAEVARQSGQPVAYHDLSADEYARTLAGFGVPEGFAHVLADSDTGITRGELASGSRDMSRLIGRPTTPITQAVTDALNA; this comes from the coding sequence ATGACCACCCCAGCCAGCACCACCATCGCCGTCACCGGAGCCACCGGCCACCTCGGCCACCTCACCCTGCAGGCCCTCCTGAAGCGCGGCGTGCCCGCCGGGAAGCTCGTCGCCCTCGTCCGCGACCCCGCGAAGGCCGCCGACCTCGCCGCTCAGGGCATCCAGGTCCGCCAGGCCGACTACAAACAACCCGAGACCCTCCGCGCCGCCCTGCAGGGCGTCAACCGCCTGCTGCTCGTGTCCAGCAACGACTTCGACGACCGCGTCGGCCAGCACCGCCACGTCATCGACGCCGCCCGCGACGCCGGGGTGGACCTGATCGCGTACACCAGCATCCTGAACGCTGATCGCAGCGGCATGATCCTCGCTGGGGACCACCAGGCCACCGAGGCCCTCCTGCGCGAGTCCGGCGTGCCCTTCACGCTGCTGCGCAACGGCTGGTACACCGAGAACTATGACCTCAAGGGTGCCGTGAAGAACGGCGCGATCCTGGGGGCCGCCGGGACCCACGCGCTGAACCCCGCCCCCCGTCAGGACTACGCGGAGGCTGCCGCGGCCGTCCTGAGTACCGACGGGCACGCCGGGCAGACCTACGAACTCGCTGGGGACGAGGGGGTCACCCTGGCCGACCTCGCCGCGGAGGTGGCCCGCCAGAGCGGCCAGCCCGTCGCGTACCACGACCTCAGCGCCGATGAGTACGCCCGGACCCTCGCCGGATTCGGCGTGCCCGAGGGCTTCGCGCACGTCCTGGCTGACAGCGACACTGGCATCACGCGCGGCGAACTCGCCAGCGGGAGCCGCGACATGAGCCGCCTGATCGGCCGCCCCACCACGCCCATCACGCAGGCCGTGACGGACGCCCTGAACGCCTGA
- a CDS encoding Gfo/Idh/MocA family protein, protein MTLRVAIIGAGNRGGDVYARLLAQHGAQVTHVVDPRAARLEEVAARHAVPPEWQYRDPDAFFALGRVADAVVIATPDDQHVTPCLQALALNYDVLLEKPVCLTEADLDLLQAAEAASTGRVTVCHVLRAAPFFREVRRVLDSGALGTLIGIQHAENVAHWHYAHSYVRGNWRASPPAAPFLLAKSCHDLDLLRAFAGSPPERVTSEGSLHHFRPEHAPPGATDRCVTCPVQGCPSDARRIYLTRDPHAWPVTVLTAGGIPLSDALEHGPYGECVYLGKNDVVDHQAVTVRFRSGVTAQLTVSAFTHNNTRTLKLLGTHGELRGHMDRHELELHDFRTGHSQRWTIDASGTHGGGDDGLIQAWLASLRGHTPPPTPLSESLDSHRMAFAAERARQRGTVEEV, encoded by the coding sequence ATGACCCTCCGCGTGGCGATCATCGGCGCCGGCAACCGCGGCGGGGACGTGTACGCCCGCCTGCTCGCGCAGCACGGCGCGCAGGTCACGCACGTCGTGGACCCCCGCGCGGCCCGCCTGGAGGAGGTCGCCGCCCGGCACGCCGTCCCACCCGAGTGGCAGTACCGCGATCCGGACGCGTTCTTCGCGCTGGGCCGCGTGGCCGACGCCGTCGTGATCGCCACCCCGGACGATCAGCACGTCACGCCGTGCCTTCAGGCCCTTGCCCTGAACTACGACGTGCTGCTGGAAAAACCAGTCTGCCTGACCGAGGCGGACCTCGACCTTCTCCAGGCGGCCGAGGCGGCCAGCACCGGGCGGGTCACGGTCTGCCACGTCCTGCGCGCCGCGCCCTTCTTCCGGGAGGTGCGGCGCGTGCTGGACAGCGGCGCCCTGGGCACCCTGATCGGAATCCAGCACGCGGAGAACGTCGCCCACTGGCACTACGCGCACTCCTACGTGCGCGGCAACTGGCGCGCGTCCCCGCCCGCCGCGCCGTTCCTGCTCGCCAAGAGCTGCCACGACCTCGACCTGCTCCGCGCGTTCGCTGGCAGCCCGCCCGAACGCGTGACCAGCGAGGGCAGCCTGCACCACTTCCGCCCCGAACACGCCCCGCCCGGCGCGACCGACCGCTGCGTCACCTGCCCCGTCCAGGGCTGCCCGTCCGACGCGCGGCGCATCTACCTCACCCGCGACCCGCACGCGTGGCCGGTCACGGTTCTCACCGCCGGGGGCATCCCCCTGAGCGACGCGCTGGAACACGGCCCGTACGGCGAATGCGTGTATCTAGGGAAGAACGACGTGGTGGACCACCAGGCCGTCACCGTCCGCTTCCGGAGCGGCGTCACGGCGCAACTGACTGTCAGCGCGTTCACGCACAACAACACCCGCACCCTGAAACTCCTCGGGACGCACGGCGAACTGCGCGGCCACATGGACCGCCACGAACTCGAACTCCACGACTTCCGCACCGGCCACAGCCAGCGCTGGACCATCGACGCCAGCGGCACGCACGGCGGCGGCGACGACGGCCTGATCCAGGCGTGGCTCGCCAGTCTGCGCGGCCACACCCCACCACCCACTCCCCTGTCCGAATCGCTCGACTCCCACCGCATGGCGTTCGCGGCGGAACGCGCCCGGCAGCGGGGCACGGTGGAGGAGGTCTGA
- a CDS encoding Rrf2 family transcriptional regulator has protein sequence MNSQYAVAVHVLSIISQFPEHASSADIAASVGTNPVVIRTVTGLLRRADLLATQQGVSGARLTRDPRDITLLDVYRAVNGEASVFRLHEHPHPACPVGANIQATLEDRFGRAQAALEAELARTTLADVLGDLAARAG, from the coding sequence GTGAACAGTCAGTATGCCGTGGCGGTGCATGTGCTCAGCATCATCAGCCAGTTCCCCGAGCACGCCAGTTCCGCCGATATCGCCGCCAGCGTCGGGACCAACCCGGTCGTGATCCGGACCGTCACGGGCCTGCTGCGCCGCGCGGATCTGCTGGCCACCCAGCAGGGCGTCAGCGGCGCGCGCCTGACCCGTGACCCGCGCGACATCACCCTGCTGGACGTGTACCGCGCCGTGAACGGCGAGGCCAGCGTGTTCCGCCTGCACGAGCATCCGCACCCGGCGTGCCCGGTCGGCGCGAACATCCAGGCGACCCTGGAAGACCGCTTCGGGCGCGCGCAGGCCGCGCTGGAAGCTGAACTGGCCCGCACGACCCTCGCGGACGTGCTGGGGGATCTGGCGGCCCGCGCGGGCTGA
- a CDS encoding histidine phosphatase family protein, which produces MRLWIIRHGETKGNQAGILRGASSANDEITDTGHEQARAMAGRISGGEPRPQAVYASRYRRAQQTARPLAERLGVPVTVLPGIHEVDCGEWAGEPYSALRQHPERLELGGGELGFRGGETFREIAARFTADVNSLPDGDAALVSHGGIIRIALADLLGLDIREVWRGGDFMLGNTEWVVLERQGGIWSLLE; this is translated from the coding sequence ATGCGACTCTGGATCATCCGGCACGGCGAGACGAAAGGAAATCAGGCGGGCATCCTGCGTGGCGCGAGCAGCGCGAACGACGAGATCACCGATACCGGTCACGAGCAGGCGCGGGCGATGGCCGGGCGGATCAGTGGGGGAGAGCCGCGCCCGCAGGCGGTGTATGCCAGCCGATATCGCCGCGCGCAGCAGACGGCGCGGCCCCTGGCGGAGCGGCTGGGCGTGCCGGTCACGGTCCTTCCTGGCATTCATGAGGTGGACTGCGGCGAGTGGGCGGGCGAGCCGTACTCGGCCCTGCGGCAGCACCCGGAACGCCTGGAGCTGGGCGGTGGCGAGCTGGGCTTCCGGGGTGGCGAGACGTTCCGGGAGATCGCGGCGCGGTTCACGGCGGACGTGAACAGCCTGCCGGATGGGGACGCGGCGCTGGTGTCGCACGGCGGGATCATCCGGATTGCCCTGGCGGACCTGCTGGGCCTGGATATCCGCGAGGTCTGGCGTGGTGGGGACTTCATGCTGGGCAACACAGAATGGGTCGTGCTGGAGCGTCAGGGGGGGATATGGTCCCTCCTGGAATGA
- a CDS encoding NlpC/P60 family protein: MTTPPLPDARTHARDPHMKIAEDALRPHLPEPGWRFVTPTPAHAGEARLSLRAHPDPDAAQVTEALPGEPLHLLWENAGGWAYVRTTHDRYLGWARAGGLHTRPWQPDLTVTARRAHAYAGPKISQPIRAELAFGTRLARGGGDIVTEDHRRWVPVTLPGGTDAWVQEVTLAPLEGDLLTFALGFLDTPYVWGGRSAWGLDCSGLTQLVYGAFGRPLPRDADQQQEALTPVTEAQPGDLAFFPGHVGLMLDDRRMLHANATHMRVTIETLGDGEYGTRLQAGLSGFGRWTQ, encoded by the coding sequence GTGACCACCCCGCCCCTTCCGGACGCCCGCACCCACGCGCGCGACCCGCACATGAAGATCGCCGAGGACGCCCTGCGCCCCCACCTGCCAGAACCCGGCTGGCGGTTCGTGACCCCGACCCCCGCGCACGCCGGAGAGGCTCGCCTGAGCCTGCGCGCCCACCCCGACCCCGACGCCGCGCAGGTCACCGAGGCGCTGCCCGGCGAACCCCTGCACCTCCTGTGGGAGAACGCCGGCGGCTGGGCGTACGTCCGCACCACGCACGACCGTTACCTGGGCTGGGCCCGCGCAGGCGGCCTGCACACGCGCCCCTGGCAACCCGACCTGACCGTCACCGCCCGCCGCGCCCACGCGTACGCCGGGCCGAAGATCAGCCAGCCCATCCGCGCCGAACTCGCGTTCGGGACGAGGCTCGCCAGGGGCGGCGGCGACATCGTCACCGAGGACCACCGCCGCTGGGTGCCGGTCACCCTGCCCGGCGGCACGGACGCCTGGGTGCAGGAGGTGACCCTCGCCCCGCTGGAGGGCGACCTGCTGACGTTCGCCCTGGGCTTCCTGGACACCCCCTACGTGTGGGGCGGGCGCAGCGCCTGGGGACTGGACTGCTCCGGCCTGACGCAGCTCGTGTACGGCGCGTTCGGCCGCCCCCTGCCGCGCGACGCGGACCAGCAGCAGGAGGCCCTCACGCCCGTCACGGAGGCGCAGCCCGGCGACCTGGCCTTCTTCCCCGGTCATGTCGGCCTGATGCTCGACGACCGGCGGATGCTGCACGCGAACGCCACCCACATGCGCGTGACCATCGAGACGCTCGGCGATGGCGAGTACGGCACGCGCCTCCAGGCGGGCCTGAGCGGCTTCGGACGGTGGACGCAGTGA